One window of Campylobacter sp. RM12651 genomic DNA carries:
- a CDS encoding PH domain-containing protein: MSYVEQVLGADESVVLKAKVSIFAFIGDLFAILILAILSIAIHPFIAIFIIFLLLRMFVIITTTELALTNRKVIAKFGFIRRDTIELRLEKIESIRVGQGILGRIFNFGTIFINGAGSSAPVPFIGEPIKFKKSVDEYIENKLSK, encoded by the coding sequence ATGTCTTATGTAGAACAAGTTTTAGGTGCAGATGAAAGCGTTGTTTTAAAAGCCAAAGTTAGTATTTTTGCTTTTATAGGTGATTTATTTGCTATTTTAATTTTAGCAATTTTAAGTATTGCTATTCATCCTTTTATTGCTATATTTATCATCTTTCTTTTACTTCGTATGTTCGTTATCATTACAACAACAGAACTTGCTTTAACAAATAGAAAAGTTATAGCTAAATTTGGCTTTATTAGAAGAGATACAATAGAGCTAAGATTAGAAAAAATAGAAAGTATCAGAGTTGGTCAAGGAATTCTTGGTAGGATTTTTAATTTTGGCACAATATTTATAAATGGTGCTGGTTCTTCTGCACCTGTTCCTTTTATTGGTGAACCAATAAAATTCAAAAAAAGTGTAGATGAATATATAGAAAATAAATTATCAAAATAA